Proteins encoded within one genomic window of [Enterobacter] lignolyticus SCF1:
- the mfd gene encoding transcription-repair coupling factor, with amino-acid sequence MPEQARYALPTKPGEQRLLGELTGAACATEVAEIVERHRGPVVLVTPDMQNALRLYDEIRQFTDQMVMSLADWETLPYDSFSPHQEIISSRLSTLYQLPAMQRGVLIVPVNTLMQRVCPHSYLHGHALVMKKGQRLSRDALRAQLDSAGYRHVDQVMEHGEYATRGALLDLFPMGSEQPYRLDFFDDEIDSLRLFDADTQRTLEEVEAINLLPAHEFPTDKTAIELFRSQWRDRFDVKRDAEHIYQQVSKGTLPTGIEYWQPLFFSEPLPALFSYFPANTLIVTTGDTDASAERFQADTRARFASRGVDPMRPLLEPELLWLKRDDLFSELKHWPRVQLKTEPLSDKAAHVNLGYQTLPDVAVQAQQKAPLDSLRRFLESFDGPVIFSVESEGRRESLGELLSRIKLAPKRIQRLDDASGNGRYLMIGAAEHGYIDTLRNRALVCESDLLGERVARRRQDTRRTINPDTLIRNLAELHPGQPVVHLEHGVGRYAGMTTLEAGGIKGEYLMLTYASDAKLYVPVSSLHLISRYAGGAEENAPLHKLGGDAWARARQKAAEKVRDVAAELLDIYAQRAAKEGYAFRHDREQYQLFCDSFPFETTPDQAQAINAVLSDMCQPLAMDRLVCGDVGFGKTEVAMRAAFLAVENNKQVAVLVPTTLLAQQHYDNFRDRFANWPVRIEMLSRFRSAKEQSLILEQASEGKIDILIGTHKLLQSDVKWKDLGLLIVDEEHRFGVRHKERIKAMRADVDILTLTATPIPRTLNMAMSGMRDLSIIATPPARRLAVKTFVREYDSLVVREAMLREILRGGQVYYLYNDVENIQKAADRLAELVPEARIAIGHGQMRERELERVMNDFHHQRFNVLVCTTIIETGIDIPTANTIIIERADHFGLAQLHQLRGRVGRSHHQAYAWLLTPHPKAMTTDAQKRLEAIASLEDLGAGFALATHDLEIRGAGELLGEDQSGQMETIGFSLYMELLENAVDALKAGREPSLEDLTSQQTDVELRMPSLLPDDFIPDVNTRLSFYKRIASAKREQELDEIKVELIDRFGLLPDAARNLLDIARLRQQAQKLGIRKLEGNEKGGVIEFGEKNHVNPAWLIGLLQKQPQHFRLDGPTRLKFFQELGERKTRMDWVRSFMQQLEENAIA; translated from the coding sequence ATGCCTGAACAAGCTCGTTATGCCCTACCGACCAAACCCGGCGAACAGCGCCTGCTGGGCGAGTTAACTGGCGCCGCCTGCGCAACGGAAGTCGCGGAAATCGTCGAGCGCCACCGTGGTCCGGTGGTGCTGGTGACGCCAGATATGCAAAATGCCCTGCGGCTGTACGATGAAATCAGGCAGTTTACCGACCAGATGGTGATGAGCCTTGCGGACTGGGAAACGCTCCCGTACGACAGTTTTTCCCCGCATCAGGAAATTATCTCCTCGCGTCTGTCGACGCTCTATCAGCTGCCCGCGATGCAGCGCGGCGTGCTGATTGTTCCGGTTAATACGCTCATGCAGCGGGTCTGCCCGCACAGCTACCTGCACGGCCATGCGCTGGTGATGAAAAAAGGCCAGCGTCTGTCCCGGGACGCGCTGCGCGCCCAGCTCGACAGCGCCGGATACCGTCATGTCGATCAGGTGATGGAGCACGGCGAATACGCCACCCGCGGCGCGCTGCTGGACCTGTTCCCGATGGGCAGCGAGCAGCCCTACCGCCTGGACTTTTTCGACGATGAAATCGACAGCCTGCGCCTGTTTGACGCCGATACCCAGCGGACGCTGGAAGAGGTCGAGGCCATCAACCTGCTGCCGGCCCACGAATTTCCGACCGACAAAACCGCCATCGAGTTGTTCCGCAGCCAGTGGCGCGACAGGTTCGACGTCAAGCGCGACGCCGAGCATATCTATCAGCAGGTCAGCAAGGGCACCCTGCCGACCGGCATTGAATACTGGCAGCCGCTGTTTTTCAGCGAACCGCTGCCGGCCCTGTTCAGCTACTTCCCGGCCAATACGCTGATTGTCACCACCGGCGATACCGACGCCAGCGCCGAACGCTTCCAGGCGGACACCCGCGCGCGTTTTGCAAGCCGCGGCGTGGACCCGATGCGCCCGCTGCTGGAGCCGGAGCTGCTGTGGCTCAAGCGCGATGATCTGTTCAGCGAACTGAAGCACTGGCCGCGTGTGCAGCTCAAAACCGAGCCGCTAAGCGACAAGGCCGCTCACGTGAATCTGGGCTACCAGACGCTGCCGGACGTGGCGGTGCAGGCGCAGCAGAAAGCGCCGCTCGACAGCCTGCGCCGTTTTCTTGAATCCTTTGACGGCCCGGTGATTTTCTCCGTCGAAAGCGAGGGTCGCCGTGAGTCGCTGGGCGAGCTGCTGTCACGCATTAAGCTTGCGCCAAAGCGCATCCAGCGTCTTGACGACGCCAGCGGCAACGGCCGCTATCTGATGATCGGCGCCGCGGAGCACGGGTATATCGATACCCTGCGCAACCGGGCGCTGGTTTGCGAGAGCGACCTGCTGGGCGAACGCGTCGCCCGCCGGCGCCAGGATACCCGCCGGACCATCAACCCGGATACGCTTATCCGCAACCTGGCGGAGCTGCACCCGGGCCAGCCGGTAGTGCACCTTGAGCACGGCGTCGGGCGCTACGCCGGGATGACCACGCTGGAAGCGGGCGGCATCAAAGGCGAGTACCTGATGCTGACCTACGCCAGCGATGCGAAGCTGTACGTACCGGTGTCGTCGCTGCACCTGATCAGCCGCTACGCGGGCGGCGCCGAAGAGAATGCGCCGTTGCACAAACTGGGCGGCGACGCCTGGGCCCGCGCGCGGCAGAAAGCGGCGGAGAAGGTTCGCGACGTGGCGGCCGAGCTGCTGGATATCTATGCCCAGCGCGCGGCGAAAGAGGGCTACGCCTTCCGGCACGATCGGGAACAGTATCAGCTGTTCTGCGACAGCTTCCCGTTTGAAACCACGCCGGACCAGGCGCAGGCCATTAACGCCGTCCTGAGCGATATGTGCCAGCCGCTGGCCATGGACCGCCTGGTGTGCGGCGATGTCGGCTTCGGCAAAACCGAAGTCGCCATGCGCGCCGCCTTCCTCGCGGTGGAGAATAACAAGCAGGTGGCCGTGCTGGTGCCGACCACCCTGCTCGCCCAGCAGCACTACGACAACTTCCGCGACCGCTTCGCCAACTGGCCGGTGCGCATCGAGATGCTCTCGCGCTTTCGCAGCGCTAAAGAGCAGTCGCTGATCCTGGAGCAGGCGAGCGAAGGCAAAATCGATATTCTCATCGGCACCCATAAGCTGCTGCAAAGCGACGTGAAGTGGAAAGATTTAGGCCTGCTTATCGTCGATGAAGAGCACCGCTTCGGCGTGCGCCACAAAGAGCGCATCAAGGCGATGCGCGCCGACGTCGATATCCTGACGCTGACCGCCACGCCTATCCCGCGAACCCTGAATATGGCGATGAGCGGAATGCGCGACCTGTCGATCATCGCCACGCCGCCGGCGCGTCGCCTGGCGGTAAAAACCTTCGTGCGCGAATACGACAGCCTGGTAGTGCGCGAGGCGATGCTGCGTGAAATCCTGCGCGGCGGCCAGGTCTATTACCTGTATAACGATGTCGAAAATATCCAGAAAGCGGCGGACCGGCTGGCGGAGCTGGTGCCGGAAGCGCGGATCGCCATTGGTCACGGGCAGATGCGCGAGCGCGAGCTGGAGCGCGTGATGAACGATTTCCACCACCAGCGCTTTAACGTGCTGGTATGCACCACGATTATCGAAACCGGTATCGATATCCCGACCGCCAACACCATTATCATCGAGCGGGCGGACCACTTTGGTCTGGCGCAGCTACACCAGCTGCGCGGTCGTGTGGGACGCTCCCACCACCAGGCCTACGCCTGGCTGCTGACGCCGCACCCGAAAGCGATGACCACCGATGCGCAAAAGCGTCTGGAGGCGATTGCGTCGCTGGAGGATTTGGGCGCCGGTTTCGCGCTGGCAACCCACGACCTGGAGATCCGCGGCGCGGGCGAGCTGCTCGGCGAAGACCAGAGCGGTCAGATGGAAACCATCGGTTTTTCTCTGTATATGGAGCTGCTGGAAAACGCTGTCGACGCCCTCAAAGCCGGACGCGAGCCGTCGCTTGAGGACCTCACCAGCCAGCAAACCGACGTGGAGCTGCGGATGCCGTCGCTGCTGCCGGATGACTTTATTCCTGACGTCAACACCCGCCTGTCGTTCTACAAGCGCATCGCCAGCGCGAAGCGCGAACAGGAGCTGGACGAGATCAAAGTTGAGCTGATCGACCGCTTTGGCCTGCTGCCGGACGCCGCCCGCAATCTGCTGGATATCGCCCGCCTTCGCCAGCAGGCGCAGAAGCTGGGGATCCGCAAGCTCGAAGGGAATGAGAAAGGCGGCGTCATTGAGTTTGGCGAGAAAAACCATGTCAACCCGGCATGGCTTATCGGCCTGCTGCAAAAACAGCCTCAGCACTTCCGCCTCGACGGGCCGACGCGGCTCAAGTTCTTTCAGGAGCTCGGCGAGCGGAAAACCCGAATGGACTGGGTGCGTAGCTTCATGCAGCAGCTGGAAGAGAACGCTATCGCCTGA
- the ldtC gene encoding L,D-transpeptidase LdtC: MITTTHFSRWLALLALAATVALALPAHANTWPLPSAGSRLVGENRFHVVEDDGGSLEAIAKKYNVGFLALLQANPGVDPYVPRAGSVLTIPLQTLLPDAPREGIVINLAELRLYYYPPGQNSVTVYPIGIGQLGGDTLTPTMVTTVSDKRANPTWTPTANIRARYKANGIELPAVVPAGPDNPMGHHAIRLAAYGGVYLLHGTNADFGIGMRVSSGCIRLRDGDIETLFKQVSPGTKVNIINTPIKASVEPGGIHLVEVHQPLSQQINDDPQRLPIVLNATLQAFKDAPQTDSTVMENVMKVRSGMPVDVTRLYNASEQPL; encoded by the coding sequence ATGATAACAACAACGCATTTTTCTCGCTGGCTGGCGCTGTTAGCGCTTGCCGCAACTGTTGCGCTGGCGCTACCGGCGCACGCCAATACCTGGCCTCTTCCCTCTGCCGGAAGCCGTCTGGTCGGTGAAAATCGTTTTCATGTGGTCGAGGATGACGGCGGCTCGCTGGAAGCGATTGCCAAAAAATATAACGTCGGCTTCCTGGCGCTACTGCAGGCGAACCCGGGCGTCGACCCTTATGTACCCCGTGCCGGTAGCGTTCTGACTATTCCGCTGCAAACGCTGCTGCCCGACGCGCCGCGTGAAGGCATCGTCATTAACCTGGCGGAGCTGCGCCTCTACTACTACCCACCGGGGCAAAACAGCGTCACGGTGTACCCCATAGGGATAGGCCAGCTCGGCGGCGATACACTGACCCCGACCATGGTGACCACCGTGTCCGATAAGCGCGCCAATCCCACCTGGACGCCGACGGCCAACATTCGCGCCCGCTACAAAGCCAACGGTATCGAGCTGCCGGCAGTGGTGCCCGCCGGACCAGATAACCCGATGGGCCATCATGCAATTCGTCTGGCGGCCTATGGCGGCGTCTATCTGCTGCACGGCACCAATGCGGATTTCGGTATCGGTATGCGCGTCAGCTCCGGTTGCATTCGCCTGCGTGACGGCGATATCGAGACGCTGTTTAAACAGGTTTCGCCAGGCACTAAGGTGAATATCATCAATACGCCGATCAAAGCCTCGGTCGAACCCGGCGGCATCCACCTTGTTGAGGTTCATCAGCCGCTGTCGCAGCAGATCAACGACGACCCACAGCGTCTGCCTATCGTGCTTAACGCTACCCTGCAGGCGTTCAAAGATGCGCCGCAAACGGACAGCACGGTAATGGAAAACGTGATGAAGGTGCGTTCGGGAATGCCGGTCGATGTTACCCGTCTTTATAACGCCAGCGAACAGCCACTGTGA
- a CDS encoding fimbrial protein gives MINRTAYRQDCLFRRVGRWLVRIALAIFFSSFSMCYAQTCTISGSPGTATFLNNVPDASLGRDTAFGTLLDDQSKHTTESGIISCTGSGDISYHEGFPTDPGQAVSVPGEVDGCMFNIPLTDGTPSGLGLAIYYDLDPISDTPSKQYCMKAMRYSSAGVAGKTEQGNFRLVIRVVGPLHSGVADLTKFNGSGIWWDQAQGIELWFDNININLTALSCDLNTPDIPVNLTPGGNINARTTFTGINSTSTPVDFNIELNCEQGTNVAIQFTGQTITGNQQALQLTSQANSASGLGIQILNQQGNAITFNPITPDIVANDVAKGIVNIPYKARYIQIEAQVNAGQADADANFTLTYP, from the coding sequence CGCAAACCTGTACGATTTCTGGTAGCCCAGGTACTGCCACTTTCTTAAATAATGTGCCTGACGCTTCATTAGGGCGAGATACGGCGTTTGGTACGTTACTGGATGATCAAAGCAAACACACTACCGAATCGGGGATAATTAGCTGCACGGGATCGGGGGATATTAGCTATCATGAAGGTTTTCCAACCGACCCTGGCCAGGCTGTTTCTGTACCCGGCGAAGTGGATGGTTGTATGTTCAATATACCGTTGACAGATGGAACCCCCTCAGGGTTAGGACTCGCAATTTATTACGATCTTGACCCGATCAGCGATACGCCATCAAAACAATACTGTATGAAAGCGATGAGATACAGTAGTGCCGGTGTGGCGGGAAAAACGGAACAAGGTAATTTCAGACTGGTTATCAGAGTGGTCGGTCCGTTACATAGCGGCGTTGCGGATTTAACAAAGTTTAACGGTAGTGGAATTTGGTGGGATCAGGCTCAGGGAATCGAGTTATGGTTTGATAATATCAATATTAATCTCACTGCGTTGAGTTGCGATCTCAATACCCCCGATATTCCGGTTAACTTAACGCCTGGTGGTAATATTAACGCCCGCACGACCTTTACCGGGATAAACTCCACATCAACACCGGTTGATTTTAATATTGAGTTGAACTGCGAACAGGGAACAAACGTAGCCATTCAGTTTACCGGTCAGACGATTACAGGAAATCAGCAGGCGTTACAGCTCACCAGTCAGGCAAATTCAGCCAGTGGATTGGGTATTCAGATTTTAAACCAACAAGGGAATGCGATCACATTTAACCCCATCACGCCGGATATCGTGGCAAATGATGTGGCAAAAGGGATTGTGAATATTCCCTACAAAGCGCGTTATATTCAGATAGAGGCTCAGGTGAACGCCGGTCAGGCCGATGCGGACGCTAATTTCACCCTGACCTATCCCTGA